The Streptomyces kanamyceticus DNA segment GCGGGAACCTGCTGCAGCGCACGCGCTGCGGCTACTTCACCGACCTGTCCAAGCCGTGCAACAAGCGCACCCCCGGCAGCGGTTGCTCCGCCGTCGAGGGCGAGCACCACAACCACGCCGTCCTCGGCGCCACCGAGCACTGCGTGGCGATCCACCCCTCGGACATGGGCGTGGCACTCGCGGCCTTCGACGCCGTCGTCACCTACGAGACCGTGGACGGTCCTGGCGAGCTGCCGCTCGCCGACTTCTACCTGCCGGTCGGTGACACCCCGCACCTGGAGACCGCGCTGCCGCCCGGCGCGCTGATCACCGGCGTCGTCCTGCCGCCCGTGCCCTGCGCGGCCGTCTCCCGCTACCGCAAGGTGCGCGAGCGCGCCTCGTACGCGTTCGCCATCGGCTCGATCGCGGCCGCCGTCGACGTCGAGGACGGCGTCGTACGCGAGGCCCGCATCGCCTTCGGGGCGGTCGCCTCGCGGCCGTGGCGGGCCCGCGTCGCCGAACGGGCGCTGACCGGGGGCCCGGTGAGCGCCGAGGCCTTCGCCGCCGCCGCGGACGCGGAACTGGCCGCCGCGCGGCCGCTGTCCCACAACGGCTACAAGGTGACGCTGCTGCGCAACCTCGTGGTGGCCGTGCTCACCGAACTGACCGAGGAGGCCGCCCGATGACCACCACCACCGGAGTGCCCACGGCGACCAGGTCCGTCGGCACCGCGCACACCCGGCGGGAAGGCGTGGCCAAGGTCACCGGAGAGGCCCGCTACGCAGGAGAGGTGCCGCACGCCGAGCTCGCCCACGGCTGGGTGGTCCTCTCCACCGTCGCGCGCGGGCGGGTCCTCGCCGTCGAGGACGGTCCCGTACGGCGGATGCCCGGAGTGATCGAGGTCCTGCACCACCAGAACGCGCCGCGGCTCCAGGAGGGCTTCGCGGGGACGCTCGGGCCCGACGCGACCGCGCTGATGCTCCAGCACGACCGGGTGCCGTACGCGGGCTGGCCGGTGGCGGTCGTCGTGGCGGAGACCTCCGAACAGGCGAGGGAGGCGGCGGAGGCGCTCGTCGTCCGCTACGAGACCGAGCCGCACGACGTCGGATTCTCCGCCGAGCACCCCGACCGCTACACGCCGGAGTCGACGGTGGTCGGCCCCGCGACCTCGGAGAAGGGCGACGTCGAGAGCGAACTCGCCGCCTCCGCCGCCGTCGTGGACGAGCGGTACACCACTCCCGAACAGCACCACAACGCGATGGAGCCGCACGCGGCCATGGCCCGCTGGGACAACGGCCGCCTCGAGGTCGTCGACTCCTCCCAGGGCACGTTCGTGACGGCGAGCGACCTCGCGAAGCTCTTCTCCCTGGACCCGGCGTCGGTGCGCGTGCGCGCCGAACACGTCGGCGGGGCGTTCGGCGCCAAGGGGCAGATGCGCGCGCACCTCGTGCTCGCCGTGATGGCGACGACCGTGATCGGGCGACCGGTCAGGATCGCGCTGACACGTCGTCAGGTGTTCTCGCTGATCGGCCACCGCAGCCCGACGGCCCAGCGGGTCAGGCTCGGCGCCGACGCCGACGGGCGGCTGCGCGTCCTGGACCACGACTCCCTCTCGCGTACGTCCAGGCTCGACGAGTTCATCGAGGCGAGCGCCAACTTCGGGCGTTCGATGTACGACGCGGACGCGCACCGCACGGTCAACAGCGTGGTGCCGCTCGACGTGCCGACGCCCACGTTCATGCGGGCGCCCGGCGAGGCGCCGGGATCGTTCGCGCTGGAGTCCGCGGTCGACGAACTCGCCCACAAGTGCGGGCTCGACCCGATCGAACTGCGGGTCCGCAACGAACCGGCGTTCGGCCCCGTCACGGGCCTGCCCGTCGAGGCCCGCGGCCTGCTGCCGTGCTTCCGTGAGGGCGCGCGCCGGTTCGGCTGGGCGGGGCGCGACCCGCGCCCCGGTGTCCGCCGCGAAGGCCGCTGGCTGCTCGGGACCGGCACCGCGGGGTCGGGGTTCTTCGTCGGTGCCTTCCCCTCGCAGGCGGCGCTCACCGCCGAGCCCGACGGCACCTTCACCGTGCGGATCGCCGCGTCCGACGTCGGCACCGGCGCGCGGACGGCGCTCACCCAGGTCGCCGCCGACGCCCTGGCGGTCGAGCCGGACCGGGTCAGGGTGCGGATCGGCGACAGCGACTTCGGCAACGCCTGGCTCGGCGGCGGCTCCATGGGTACCCGCTCCTGGGCCTGGGCGGTCATCGTCGCGGCGCGCGAGCTGCGCGAGGTCCTGGTCCCCGGAGCGGACATCCCCGCCGAGGGGATCACGGTCCGCTCGGACACCACGGAGCAGGTCGCCTCGGTGGCCGCGCGCGAACACCACTCGCACGGCGCGCAGTTCGCCGAGGTCGCCGTGGACGTCGGCACCGGTGAGGTGCGCGTGCGGCGGATGCTCGGCATCTTCTCGGCGGGCCGGATCGTCAACCCGCTGACCGCGCGCAGCCAGTTCGTCGGCGGCATGATCGGCGGCCTGTCCATGGCCCTGCACGAGGAGGCGATCAGGGACCGCGCGTCGGGCGCCCTGACCAACCCCGACTTCGCGGGGTACCACTTCGCCGCGCACGCCGACGTGCCGGAGATCGAGGCTGACTGGGTGGACGTCCCCGACCCCAACGACCCCGTCGGCATCAAGGGCATCGGCGAGATCGGCATCGTGGGCGCCGCCGCGGCGATCGCCAACGCGATCTGGCACGCGACGGGCGTCCGCCACCGGGCCCTGCCGATCAGGCCCGACCGCGTCCTGCTGGCGGCCCTGGCGGCGGGGGAGAGCGCATGAGGAGGCGAGCCACGTGCTCGACATCGCCGATGAGCTGACCCGCTGGATCGAGGAGGGCAGGGACTTCGCCGTCGCCACCGTCGTCTCCGTCGGCGGCAGCGCACCGCGGGGCATCGGCGCCGCGCTCGCCGTCGACGGCGGGGGCACGGTCATCGGATCGGTCTCCGGCGGATGCGTGGAAGGGGCGGTGTACGAGCTGTGCGTACAGGCCCTGCACGACGGCGAGGCCGCCGTCGAGCGGTTCGGCTACAGCGACGAGGACGCCTTCGCGGTCGGCCTGACGTGCGGCGGCGAGATCGAGGTCCTGGTCACTCCGGTGGGCGTCGACGCGCCGGACAGGGCGGTGTTCGCCACCGCCCTGTCGGCCGCCGCCCGCGGCGAGGTGGCGGCCATGGCCCGGGTGTTCAGGGGCCCGGCCGAGCTGCTCGGCAGGCCGCTCCTGGTCGGCGGGGACGGGACGTACGAGGGAAGTCTCGGCGGACACCCGGACCTCGACCGCTCGGCGGCGGGGGAGAGCCGCGCGCTCCTCGCGGCGGGCCGCACCGGCGAGTTCGCCGTTTCGGCCGACGGCTCGCGCTGCGACAGCGCCCTGACCGTCCTCGTCGAATCGAGCGTGCCGCCGCCCCGGATGATCGTCTTCGGTGCGGTGGACTTCGCGGCGGCCCTGGTCCGCACCGGCACGTTCCTCGGCTACCGCGTCACGGTGTGCGACGCCAGGCCCGTCTTCGCGACGCGGGCCCGCTTCCCCGAGGCGGACGAGGTCGTCGTCGAGTGGCCCGACCGCTATCTGCGCGCCACCGACACCGACAGCCGCACGGTCCTGTGCGTCCTCACGCACGACGCCAAGTTCGACGTGCCGCTGCTCGTGGAGGCGTTGCGGCTGCCCGTCGCCTTCGTCGGCGCGATGGGCTCGCGCCGCACGCACGAGGACCGCGGCCGCAAGCTGCGGGAGGCCGGTGTCACCCCGGAGGAGCTGGCCAGGCTGCGCTCACCGATCGGCCTCGACCTCGGAGCGCGTACGCCGGAGGAGACGGCCCTGTCCATCGCCGCCGAGATCATCGCGGCGCGGCAGGGCGGCTCGGGCCTGCCGCTGACAGGATCGGGGACGCCGATTCACCACGACGTGTCGGGCGGCTGGTCGGCACGGACCAGCGCGATGGCCTGATCAATGGTCAACGCCCTCCCCTCGGTGAGGAGTTGGGCGAAGCGGGTCTCGCCGACGGCTTCCCCGAGCAGCCGCTCGTGGTGGTCGCGGAAGCCGCTGGAGGTGGCGCGGCCGAGCTCGGGGAGCCCGGCCGCGTGCCACAGCCGCGCGCTCGTGCCGAGGAGCCGCGCGGCCCGCTCGGTCCTGCCCCGGCCCGCCTCGGCGGCGCTGAGCAGGTCCATGGCGGCCGCGGTGCCGAGCCGGTCGTGGACGCGCCACTTGGCGGTGAGCGCCTCGCGGGCGTGCGCGGCCGCGGCCTCCGCGTCGCCCTGCCCGAGCCGGGCGAGCGCGAGGAAGTAGTCGCCCCAGGCCCGCATCCACAGCTCGCCGCACTTGTCGCACTCGGCCCTCAGCCGTTCCGCGACGGCGGCCACCCGCTCGAAGGCGCCCTGGGCCGCGAGCAGATACGCCTGGACGGCCAGCGCGGTCAGCCGGAAGAAGACCGCGCCACCGCCGCCCGTCGGCGCCTGGCCCGAGGGGCCGTGCAGGATGGCCGAGCGCGCGGACTCCCCGCGCACGGCGATGCTCGCGCCGCCCAGCGGCAACCGCGCGGCGACGTCCGGCAGCCCGCGCCGGGCCGCGAGCCGCGCATAGGCGGCGGCGACCTGTTGGGCCGCGTCCAGGTCGTCGGGGGTGAGGGTGATCAGGCGCTGGGCCCACAGCGCGAGGACCCGCTCGGCGCCGGTCCCCTCGCCGCGGCGCAGGGCGCGCGCCAGATAGCCGCGGCCCTCCTCGGCGTATCCGCAGGCGAACCAGAAGAACCAGAGCGTGCCGGTGAGTTCGAGCGCGCACGACGGATCCGGGTCGGCGAGGCACTCCTCCACGGCGAGCCGCAGATTGGCGTGCTCGGCGCGCATCCGCTCGGCCCAGGCGCGCTGCGCGGAGCCGAGCCACTCGTGCTCGCCGCGCCGGGCGAGCCACCGGTAGTAGTCGCGGTGGCGGTGGCGTACGGACTCCGTCTCGCCGAGCCCGTCGAGCCACTGGGCGCCGAAGTCCCGCAGGGTGTCGAGCATCCGGAACCGCAGCCCCGCGCCGTCCGCCTCCTGGACGACGACGGACTTCTCGGTGAGGCAGGAGAGCACCGCGAGGACGCTCTCGGTCGCCAACGGGCCGCCGTGACAGACGATCTCGGCCGCCTCCAGGTCCCAGCCGCCCGCGAACACCGAAAGCCTGGCCCACAGCAGCCGCTCCAGCGGCGTGCACAGTTCATGACTCCAGCCGATCGCCGTCCGCAGCGTCTGATGCCGGGCCAGCAGCGGCTCGGTACGGGCGGTGAGCAGGTCGAAGCGGGAGTCAAGACCCTCCAGTAAACGGACCAAGGGCATGCCGCGCAGGCGTACGGCGGCCAGTTCGATGGCGAGCGGGATGCCGTCCAGACGGGCGCAGATGGCGGCGATCTGCGCCCGGTTGGCGCCGGTCACCCTGAACTCGGGAACCGCCGCGCTCGCCCTGGCCGTGAACAGCGCCACCGCGGCACTGTCGCCGCTGTCCCCGCCTTCCCCGCCGATCGGTTCCAGGGGCAGCGGGCCGAGCGCGAGCACCTGCTCACCCGGCACGGCGAGCGGCTGCCTGCTGGTCGTCAGGATCCGCAGCCCGGGCACCCGCGCGAGCAGCTCCGACACCAGTCGCGCGCAGGGCTGGAGGATGTGCTCACAGGTGTCGAGCACCAGCAGCACAGGACTGCCCGTCAACTGCTCGACCAGTACATCCCTCAAAGGGCGTACGGTCTGATCGGGGTGCCGCAACGCCTCCATGACGGCGTGGGTCAGCAACGACGCGTCGGTGAGCGGGGAGAGCTCCACCAGCCAGGCGCCGCCGGGAAATCCGCCCTGCGCCTCGTGGGCGGCGCGCAGCGCGAGACGGGACTTGCCCACCCCGCCGGGACCGGTCAGGGTCACGAGCCGGGCGCTCTCCAACAGCCCCGCGATGCGCGCGAGTTCACCGCCGCGCCCGATGAAGACGTTCGCCTCCGTCGGAAGGTTGCCGCTCCGGGCGTGGTCCTCGCGCACTGAGGCCGCCATGCTCCCCCTAGATCCGCATGTGACGCGGATCACCATAGCCCGTTCCGGCGGGGCCTTCGGATGCGTACGGTGTAGTCGTCCAGCGACGTCGGGCAGCGGCGTGGCACGTGGCGTACGCAGAGAGGTGCGTGAGGATGGACACCGCTCCCGCCTTGCTGGTCGTGGGGGAGATGCGGCCCGGGGATCATCTGCTCCTCGGCTACGGCACGGACGAGGAACGCGAGACGGTGCTCGCCGCCTTCCTCCTCGACGGTCTCGCCAACGGACATCGCGGCCTGCTCCTCACCGCGTCCGACGCGCCGCCCGGCGAACTCCTCGGCTTCCTGCGGCGCGAAGGCTGCGACGTCTCCGAGGAACTGGCCGCGTGCAGGCTGAAGGTGAACGCACGGCTCGGTGCGCCC contains these protein-coding regions:
- a CDS encoding ATP-binding protein, encoding MAASVREDHARSGNLPTEANVFIGRGGELARIAGLLESARLVTLTGPGGVGKSRLALRAAHEAQGGFPGGAWLVELSPLTDASLLTHAVMEALRHPDQTVRPLRDVLVEQLTGSPVLLVLDTCEHILQPCARLVSELLARVPGLRILTTSRQPLAVPGEQVLALGPLPLEPIGGEGGDSGDSAAVALFTARASAAVPEFRVTGANRAQIAAICARLDGIPLAIELAAVRLRGMPLVRLLEGLDSRFDLLTARTEPLLARHQTLRTAIGWSHELCTPLERLLWARLSVFAGGWDLEAAEIVCHGGPLATESVLAVLSCLTEKSVVVQEADGAGLRFRMLDTLRDFGAQWLDGLGETESVRHRHRDYYRWLARRGEHEWLGSAQRAWAERMRAEHANLRLAVEECLADPDPSCALELTGTLWFFWFACGYAEEGRGYLARALRRGEGTGAERVLALWAQRLITLTPDDLDAAQQVAAAYARLAARRGLPDVAARLPLGGASIAVRGESARSAILHGPSGQAPTGGGGAVFFRLTALAVQAYLLAAQGAFERVAAVAERLRAECDKCGELWMRAWGDYFLALARLGQGDAEAAAAHAREALTAKWRVHDRLGTAAAMDLLSAAEAGRGRTERAARLLGTSARLWHAAGLPELGRATSSGFRDHHERLLGEAVGETRFAQLLTEGRALTIDQAIALVRADQPPDTSW
- a CDS encoding xanthine dehydrogenase family protein molybdopterin-binding subunit, which translates into the protein MTTTTGVPTATRSVGTAHTRREGVAKVTGEARYAGEVPHAELAHGWVVLSTVARGRVLAVEDGPVRRMPGVIEVLHHQNAPRLQEGFAGTLGPDATALMLQHDRVPYAGWPVAVVVAETSEQAREAAEALVVRYETEPHDVGFSAEHPDRYTPESTVVGPATSEKGDVESELAASAAVVDERYTTPEQHHNAMEPHAAMARWDNGRLEVVDSSQGTFVTASDLAKLFSLDPASVRVRAEHVGGAFGAKGQMRAHLVLAVMATTVIGRPVRIALTRRQVFSLIGHRSPTAQRVRLGADADGRLRVLDHDSLSRTSRLDEFIEASANFGRSMYDADAHRTVNSVVPLDVPTPTFMRAPGEAPGSFALESAVDELAHKCGLDPIELRVRNEPAFGPVTGLPVEARGLLPCFREGARRFGWAGRDPRPGVRREGRWLLGTGTAGSGFFVGAFPSQAALTAEPDGTFTVRIAASDVGTGARTALTQVAADALAVEPDRVRVRIGDSDFGNAWLGGGSMGTRSWAWAVIVAARELREVLVPGADIPAEGITVRSDTTEQVASVAAREHHSHGAQFAEVAVDVGTGEVRVRRMLGIFSAGRIVNPLTARSQFVGGMIGGLSMALHEEAIRDRASGALTNPDFAGYHFAAHADVPEIEADWVDVPDPNDPVGIKGIGEIGIVGAAAAIANAIWHATGVRHRALPIRPDRVLLAALAAGESA
- a CDS encoding FAD binding domain-containing protein codes for the protein MREFGYERVHDVPGAVALLGADPDARCLGGGTNLVDLMKSGVERPGLLVDVRELPLDHIESTPDGGLRIGATVTNSDLAAHPEVRRRYPALAQAVLAGASGQLRNMATVGGNLLQRTRCGYFTDLSKPCNKRTPGSGCSAVEGEHHNHAVLGATEHCVAIHPSDMGVALAAFDAVVTYETVDGPGELPLADFYLPVGDTPHLETALPPGALITGVVLPPVPCAAVSRYRKVRERASYAFAIGSIAAAVDVEDGVVREARIAFGAVASRPWRARVAERALTGGPVSAEAFAAAADAELAAARPLSHNGYKVTLLRNLVVAVLTELTEEAAR
- a CDS encoding XdhC family protein; the encoded protein is MLDIADELTRWIEEGRDFAVATVVSVGGSAPRGIGAALAVDGGGTVIGSVSGGCVEGAVYELCVQALHDGEAAVERFGYSDEDAFAVGLTCGGEIEVLVTPVGVDAPDRAVFATALSAAARGEVAAMARVFRGPAELLGRPLLVGGDGTYEGSLGGHPDLDRSAAGESRALLAAGRTGEFAVSADGSRCDSALTVLVESSVPPPRMIVFGAVDFAAALVRTGTFLGYRVTVCDARPVFATRARFPEADEVVVEWPDRYLRATDTDSRTVLCVLTHDAKFDVPLLVEALRLPVAFVGAMGSRRTHEDRGRKLREAGVTPEELARLRSPIGLDLGARTPEETALSIAAEIIAARQGGSGLPLTGSGTPIHHDVSGGWSARTSAMA